From a region of the Sminthopsis crassicaudata isolate SCR6 chromosome 6, ASM4859323v1, whole genome shotgun sequence genome:
- the PRPF19 gene encoding pre-mRNA-processing factor 19 isoform X2 → MSLICSISNEVPEHPCVSPVSNHVYERRLIEKYIAENGTDPINNQPLSEEQLIDIKVAHPIRPKPPSATSIPAILKALQDEWDAVMLHSFTLRQQLQTTRQELSHALYQHDAACRVIARLTKEVTAAREALATLKPQAGLIVPQAVPSSQPSVVGAGEPMDLGELVGMTPEIIQKLQDKATVLTTERKKRGKTVPEELVKPEELSKYRQVASHVGLHSASIPGILALDLCPSDTNKILTGGADKNVVVFDKSSEQILATLKGHTKKVTSVVFHPSQDLVFSASPDATIRIWSVPNASCVQVVRAHESAVTGLSLHATGDYLLSSSDDQYWAFSDIQTGRVLTKVTDETSGCALTCAQFHPDGLIFGTGTMDSQIKIWDLKERTNVANFPGHSGPITSIAFSENGYYLATAADDSSVKLWDLRKLKNFKTLQLDNNFEVKSLIFDQSGTYLALGGTDVQIYICKQWTEILHFTEHSGLTTGVAFGHHAKFIASTGMDRSLKFYSL, encoded by the exons ATGTCCCTCATCTGCTCCA TCTCCAACGAGGTGCCGGAGCACCCCTGCGTGTCCCCGGTCTCCAACCACGTGTACGAGCGCAGGCTTATCGAGAAGTACATTGCCGAGAATGGCACCGACCCCATCAACAACCAGCCCCTGTCTGAGGAGCAGCTGATTGACATCAAAG TTGCCCACCCCATCCGGCCCAAGCCGCCCTCTGCCACCAGCATCCCAGCCATCCTGAAGGCCCTGCAGGACGAATGG GACGCCGTCATGCTGCACAGCTTCACCCTGCGCCAGCAGCTGCAGACCACCCGCCAGGAGCTGTCCCACGCGCTCTACCAGCACGACGCCGCCTGCCGTGTCATCGCCCGTCTCACGAAGGAGGTCACCGCTGCCCGAGAAGCCCTGGCCACGCTGAAGCCCCAGGCCGGCCTCATCGTGCCCCAGGCGGTGCCGAGCTCCCAGCCCAGCGTGGTG GGTGCTGGCGAGCCGATGGATCTGGGAGAGCTGGTGGGAATGACCCCCGAGATCATCCAGAAG CTTCAAGACAAAGCTACAGTGCTCACCACGGAGCGTAAAAAG AGGGGAAAGACGGTGCCGGAGGAGCTGGTGAAGCCAGAGGAGCTCAGCAAGTACCGGCAGGTGGCATCCCATGTG GGGCTGCACAGCGCCAGCATCCCGGGAATCCTTGCCTTGGACCTCTGCCCGTCAGACACCAACAAGATCCTCACCG GAGGGGCGGATAAAAACGTGGTCGTCTTTGACAAGAGCTCCGAGCAGATCCTGGCCACCCTCAAAGGCCACACCAAGAAGGTCACCAGCGTGGTGTTCCACCCGTCCCAG gacctGGTGTTTTCTGCCTCCCCGGATGCCACCATCCGCATTTGGTCGGTCCCCAACGCCTCTTGCGTGCAGGTGGTCAGGGCCCACGAGAGTGCCGTGACTGGCCTCAGCCTGCACGCCACGGGCGACTACCTGCTGAGCTCTTCGGATGACCAG TACTGGGCCTTCTCTGACATCCAGACGGGACGAGTGCTCACCAAGGTCACCGACGAGACTTCGGGTTGCG CCCTCACCTGCGCTCAGTTCCATCCTGATGGGCTCATTTTTGGGACCGGGACCATGGACTCTCAAATCAAGATCTGGGACTTGAAG GAACGCACCAACGTGGCCAACTTCCCGGGACACTCTGGGCCCATCACCAGCATCGCCTTCTCCGAGAACGGCTACTACTTGGCTACTGCAGCCGACGACTCGTCCGTCAAGCTCTGGGATCTTCGCAAACTCAAGAACTTTAAGACATTACAGCTGGACAACAACTTTGAG GTGAAGTCTCTGATCTTTGACCAGAGTGGCACATACTTGGCCCTCGGAGGCACCGACGTTCAGATCTACATCTGCAAGCAGTGGACAGAAATCCTCCACTTCACAG AGCACAGCGGCCTGACCACAGGGGTGGCCTTCGGGCACCACGCCAAGTTCATCGCTTCGACTGGCATGGACAGGAGCCTCAAGTTCTACAGCCTGTAG
- the PRPF19 gene encoding pre-mRNA-processing factor 19 isoform X1, producing the protein MGRGGGSKVGRERLGGSAADAHEPGPLFAVSNEVPEHPCVSPVSNHVYERRLIEKYIAENGTDPINNQPLSEEQLIDIKVAHPIRPKPPSATSIPAILKALQDEWDAVMLHSFTLRQQLQTTRQELSHALYQHDAACRVIARLTKEVTAAREALATLKPQAGLIVPQAVPSSQPSVVGAGEPMDLGELVGMTPEIIQKLQDKATVLTTERKKRGKTVPEELVKPEELSKYRQVASHVGLHSASIPGILALDLCPSDTNKILTGGADKNVVVFDKSSEQILATLKGHTKKVTSVVFHPSQDLVFSASPDATIRIWSVPNASCVQVVRAHESAVTGLSLHATGDYLLSSSDDQYWAFSDIQTGRVLTKVTDETSGCALTCAQFHPDGLIFGTGTMDSQIKIWDLKERTNVANFPGHSGPITSIAFSENGYYLATAADDSSVKLWDLRKLKNFKTLQLDNNFEVKSLIFDQSGTYLALGGTDVQIYICKQWTEILHFTEHSGLTTGVAFGHHAKFIASTGMDRSLKFYSL; encoded by the exons ATGGGGCGGGGCGGGGGAAGCAAAGTGGGAAGGGAGCGGCTTGGAGGGT CGGCGGCGGATGCTCACGAGCCCGGCCCCTTGTTCGCAGTCTCCAACGAGGTGCCGGAGCACCCCTGCGTGTCCCCGGTCTCCAACCACGTGTACGAGCGCAGGCTTATCGAGAAGTACATTGCCGAGAATGGCACCGACCCCATCAACAACCAGCCCCTGTCTGAGGAGCAGCTGATTGACATCAAAG TTGCCCACCCCATCCGGCCCAAGCCGCCCTCTGCCACCAGCATCCCAGCCATCCTGAAGGCCCTGCAGGACGAATGG GACGCCGTCATGCTGCACAGCTTCACCCTGCGCCAGCAGCTGCAGACCACCCGCCAGGAGCTGTCCCACGCGCTCTACCAGCACGACGCCGCCTGCCGTGTCATCGCCCGTCTCACGAAGGAGGTCACCGCTGCCCGAGAAGCCCTGGCCACGCTGAAGCCCCAGGCCGGCCTCATCGTGCCCCAGGCGGTGCCGAGCTCCCAGCCCAGCGTGGTG GGTGCTGGCGAGCCGATGGATCTGGGAGAGCTGGTGGGAATGACCCCCGAGATCATCCAGAAG CTTCAAGACAAAGCTACAGTGCTCACCACGGAGCGTAAAAAG AGGGGAAAGACGGTGCCGGAGGAGCTGGTGAAGCCAGAGGAGCTCAGCAAGTACCGGCAGGTGGCATCCCATGTG GGGCTGCACAGCGCCAGCATCCCGGGAATCCTTGCCTTGGACCTCTGCCCGTCAGACACCAACAAGATCCTCACCG GAGGGGCGGATAAAAACGTGGTCGTCTTTGACAAGAGCTCCGAGCAGATCCTGGCCACCCTCAAAGGCCACACCAAGAAGGTCACCAGCGTGGTGTTCCACCCGTCCCAG gacctGGTGTTTTCTGCCTCCCCGGATGCCACCATCCGCATTTGGTCGGTCCCCAACGCCTCTTGCGTGCAGGTGGTCAGGGCCCACGAGAGTGCCGTGACTGGCCTCAGCCTGCACGCCACGGGCGACTACCTGCTGAGCTCTTCGGATGACCAG TACTGGGCCTTCTCTGACATCCAGACGGGACGAGTGCTCACCAAGGTCACCGACGAGACTTCGGGTTGCG CCCTCACCTGCGCTCAGTTCCATCCTGATGGGCTCATTTTTGGGACCGGGACCATGGACTCTCAAATCAAGATCTGGGACTTGAAG GAACGCACCAACGTGGCCAACTTCCCGGGACACTCTGGGCCCATCACCAGCATCGCCTTCTCCGAGAACGGCTACTACTTGGCTACTGCAGCCGACGACTCGTCCGTCAAGCTCTGGGATCTTCGCAAACTCAAGAACTTTAAGACATTACAGCTGGACAACAACTTTGAG GTGAAGTCTCTGATCTTTGACCAGAGTGGCACATACTTGGCCCTCGGAGGCACCGACGTTCAGATCTACATCTGCAAGCAGTGGACAGAAATCCTCCACTTCACAG AGCACAGCGGCCTGACCACAGGGGTGGCCTTCGGGCACCACGCCAAGTTCATCGCTTCGACTGGCATGGACAGGAGCCTCAAGTTCTACAGCCTGTAG
- the TMEM109 gene encoding voltage-gated monoatomic cation channel TMEM109 has translation MLRLDSRFLMGRPVPKALLTAFVAFLLVLHTASSQQDFQSRKQQRKDPPADFLSQTGWAIRETLDAWIGPEVMLMVAETLSQVLWAVSSAISVACFALSGISAQLLSAMGLDGEHLTQGLKLSPGQVQTFLLWGAGALVAYWVLALLLGLLLALLGRILWGLKLVLFLVGFVAVVRSVPDPSIRALMLLGLLTLYALLSRLSGSRASGAQLEAKVRGLERQVEELRWRQRRAAKASRGAEE, from the exons ATGCTGAGATTGGACAGCAGATTCCTGATGGGGCGACCTGTGCCCAAGGCCCTCCTGACGGCCTTTGTGGCCTTCCTCCTTGTCCTGCACACGGCAAGTTCCCAGCAAGACTTCCAGTCAAGAAAGCAGCAGAGGAAGGACCCCCCAGCTGACTTCCTGTCCCAGACAGGGTGGGCCATTCGGGAGACCCTGGATGCCTGGATTGGGCCTGAGGTCATGCTCATGGTGGCCGAG ACCTTGTCCCAAGTGCTGTGGGCCGTCTCTTCTGCCATCTCCGTGGCTTGCTTCGCTCTCTCTGGGATCTCTGCGCAGCTGCTGAGCGCCATGGGGCTGGATG GTGAGCACCTCACACAAGGCTTGAAGCTCAGCCCTGGCCAAGTTCAGACCTTCCTCCTCTGGGGAGCGGGGGCCCTCGTGGCCTACTGGGTGCTGGCCCTGCTCCTGGGCCTGCTGCTGGCCCTGCTGGGCCGGATCCTGTGGGGCCTGAAGCTGGTCCTCTTCCTCGTGGGCTTTGTGGCCGTGGTCAGGTCTGTGCCCGACCCCTCCATCCGGGCCCTGATGCTGCTGGGGCTGCTGACCCTGTACGCCCTGCTGAGCCGGCTGAGCGGCAGCCGCGCCTCGGGAGCCCAGCTGGAGGCCAAGGTGCGCGGCCTGGAGAGGCAGGTGGAGGAGCTGCGCTGGAGGCAGCGCCGGGCCGCCAAGGCCAGCCGGGGGGCAGAGGAGTAG